ataataatatcattactaatttctttgtttttggcGCTTATGGTGTTACTAAGTTTTGGTTAAGAGATGACCACCACTTTGTTAATGAATTTAGCGCAACATGCGTAAACtttctttctttaatattttcttcactCACTAcctctcttatttttctttcttcttcttcttccatttactttataattttgtagtagtattattttttcttaatgtcCATACAAAGCTTTCTCCATGAAGTTCCAATCCTCTGAACTTCCAATAGGGAAACCACAAGCACGAAGAAAAACCGCACCAAAACTTGCTCCTCTTATTGTCATTACCATCTTATTCACAATTATTCCTATTTACTATCCTTCTATACGTTATTcttctcaaaagaaaatttcagaAGTTATTTCTTCTAATTCAGAAGATACAGTTCAGGTTGTTGATCATTTGGCTAATGATTTACAAGTCAATCATCCATGTCCCGTGGAGGACGTGCCCACGAAACCTTGTAACGTGCCCATAaaggaagaacaacaacaacaagaacatgaACCagaacaagaacaacaacaggAACAAGAAAAACCTGAAAAATTACCTGAAAAAGATGAGAAAAGTGTGACCACAAGTGACATAACAGATAAGGAAGTGCAACCCTTACCTAGAAAAAAACTCGATAGACATAATCAACATGCTAGAAAAACTGGACATCATCAGCGTGACTTCACGGTCCCTAAAGCCGTCCCAGAAAAAACAGATCAAAAGAAACAACTTAGCAATGACGATGTTAGAATTTCGTCATCTGAAGTATCACAAAGTAGTGCATCTTGCGACTTATTTTCAGGAGAGTGGGTGAAAAATCCAGAAGGACCTTATTATACAAATGATACATGTTATGCTattcaacaacatcaaaattGCTTGAAATTTGAAAGGCCTGATACTGACTTCTTGAAGTGGAGGTGGAAACCTGATGCTTGTGAGTTGCCAATTTTTGATCCTACTCAATTCCTGGAATTTGTTAGAGGCAAATCTCTTGCATTTGTTGGAGATTCTGTTGCAAGAAATCATATGCAATCATTGATATGTCTCTTGTCCAAGGTAACTTCTCCATCACGTAGCTGTTCGTTTTCATTAAATAGTTCTTAATTCTAACTGATCATTCATATTGTCATCTCAATGTCCTTACGAGGTAGTGGTGAGTTTCATTTACTCTAAGCTCAGCCCACACACAATTATGAAGTAAGATTGATCGCAATCTGAGCCGAACCACCCACCCTACCCAACCACCTATAGACGACTATCCTATAACCGTGTGATAAGGctacaataaataaattgaatccTCATAAATATACCAACAGAAGTTTAAGGTTTGGTCTTTGAGGTACTGAGACATAAACTTGAAGTTTTGCATATTAAAAACTCATTGTAAAAGACAAGTTCTTTGAAAACTGAAAGGAAAAGATTATGTTTAGTAAATCAATGAAAACAGACTTtggtttttcaaattattttctattttctttcagGTTGTATATCCAGAGGATGTTTCAGAAACACAAGACGAAAACAGACGTTGGATCTACAAAGAttacgacttcaacatttcCATGTTTTGGGCACCCTATTTGGTAAAAACTGAAAAAACCGACCCAAATGATGTCACACAACCCTTCAATTTGTATCTTGATGAATTCGACGAATTCTGGACTAAACAAATCCAAggttttgattatgttattatatcTGCTGGCCATTGGTTTTTCCGTCCAacaatgttttacttaaatcgTCGCCTTGTTGGTTGCCTCTACTGTCCGCAATCGAACGTTAACCATGTAACATCGTATTTCAGCTACCGACGGGCTTTTCGGACCGCATTTCGGGCTATTAATAGCCTGGAAAACTTTAAAGGTGTAACGTTTTTGAGGACTTTTGCCCCGTCGCATTTTGAGAACGGGCCTTGGGATAAAGGAGGAGATTGTGCAAGGACTAAACCGTTTAAGAGGAATGAGAAGAAACTTGAAGGTTATAATTTGGAGTTTTATAAGATTCAATTGGATGAATTAAAGATTGCACAAAGAACAGGGAGAAGAAGGGGGTTGAAATTTAGGTTGTTTGATGCAACACAACCTATGTTGTTGAGACCAGATGGTCATCCTAGTAAATATGGTCGATATACTAATCCAAACGTTACAGTACCTAATGATTGTGTTCATTGGTGTTTGCCTGGACCAATTGATGCTTGGAATGATTTCTTAGTAGAATTGTTGAAAAGAGAAGTCGGAGATTAATCATTTGtgtggaaaaaaaaaatctgtctTTTAGGATTTTCTGGAAATACCATtgtaaattttatcttttggaTTTATTCCATAGTACGACTTATAATAGACTATACTATGTAGATATGATGCTTAGTGTATTAGTTTTTTCATACTATAATAAATGCATTAGATGAAATGTTATCTCGTCTATGGTATTTCTCTCATTTGGAAATTAGTATATCTTCAATTTGAATCAGTTGgtgtttaataaattttaagtgaatatatatatatatatatatatatatatattttaaaatattatctaaatatacaatttattttataatattctgtaaaaattttaatcatttaaaaaagttataaaaaatttCTATCTTTTTAATACATTACTTTGCGATGTACCGAGATGTTGAGTGATATATGAAGACCGAAAGCAATATATCGGAACATTAAGTCATATATCCAAAATGGGGATGTTTTCGGATGTATTTGGATTCAaccaaatttaagaaattttataatttgaaaaagaataagaatataatGTAATTAGCTCTTAACACTATATAATTTGtgtaaaatttcttcttttttttcgcTTAACTTTCTAATTAGAATTGTTTGTACGATATATGTTCAAGATCAAAAGTTTAACAGTTATTtggttatattttatattctttaatttaatattataaaattcaaaaaagtcTTTACTCTTTTACTTTTTAGTATCAAGACAAAATCAGacaaataaatcaatataatattCGTTATTTCCTAGGATCGTTTGGTTACGGTATATGaaacatcatattcatattcatgtaatataaaaaattgCATTAACTTTactatatttgataaaataatttgtattagATATAAAAGTCCAATAGTTTATACCATGTTTggttaataaaaatttaaatattgttgtataatgttatttatgtattaatttatacGGTGTTTGGTTGCATTTTTTGTAGTCCTTCAT
This window of the Solanum pennellii chromosome 2, SPENNV200 genome carries:
- the LOC107010184 gene encoding protein trichome birefringence-like 19, with the protein product MKFQSSELPIGKPQARRKTAPKLAPLIVITILFTIIPIYYPSIRYSSQKKISEVISSNSEDTVQVVDHLANDLQVNHPCPVEDVPTKPCNVPIKEEQQQQEHEPEQEQQQEQEKPEKLPEKDEKSVTTSDITDKEVQPLPRKKLDRHNQHARKTGHHQRDFTVPKAVPEKTDQKKQLSNDDVRISSSEVSQSSASCDLFSGEWVKNPEGPYYTNDTCYAIQQHQNCLKFERPDTDFLKWRWKPDACELPIFDPTQFLEFVRGKSLAFVGDSVARNHMQSLICLLSKVVYPEDVSETQDENRRWIYKDYDFNISMFWAPYLVKTEKTDPNDVTQPFNLYLDEFDEFWTKQIQGFDYVIISAGHWFFRPTMFYLNRRLVGCLYCPQSNVNHVTSYFSYRRAFRTAFRAINSLENFKGVTFLRTFAPSHFENGPWDKGGDCARTKPFKRNEKKLEGYNLEFYKIQLDELKIAQRTGRRRGLKFRLFDATQPMLLRPDGHPSKYGRYTNPNVTVPNDCVHWCLPGPIDAWNDFLVELLKREVGD